In the genome of Neofelis nebulosa isolate mNeoNeb1 chromosome 6, mNeoNeb1.pri, whole genome shotgun sequence, one region contains:
- the MDFI gene encoding myoD family inhibitor, which yields MSQVSGQRPPHCDAPHGAPSAAPGPAQTQPLLPELEVVTGSTHPVEAVLEEDSLEEAAPPMPQGNDPGAPQALDSTDLDGPTEAVTRQPQGNPLGCTPLVANGSGHPSELGSTRRAGNGALGGPKAHRKLQTHPSLASQGSKKGKSSTKSAASQIPLQAQEDCCVHCILSCLFCEFLTLCNIVLDCATCGSCSSEDSCLCCCCCGSGECADCDLPCDLDCGIVDACCESADCLEICMECCGLCFSS from the exons CCCAGACCCAACCCCTCCTGCCTGAGCTGGAGGTAGTAACAGGATCCACGCACCCTGTGGAGGCAGTGCTAGAGGAGGACTCCCTGGAAGAGGCGGCACCCCCCATGCCCCAAGGCAATGACCCTGGGGCCCCTCAGGCCCTGGACAGCACTGACCTCGACGGCCCCACAGAAGCTGTGACAC GCCAGCCTCAGGGGAACCCCTTGGGCTGCACCCCTCTGGTGGCGAATGGCTCAGGCCACCCCTCGGAGCTGGGCAGCACCAGGCGGGCGGGGAATGGTGCCCTGGGTGGCCCCAAGGCCCACCGGAAGTTGCAGACGCACCCGTCTCTCGCCAGCCAGGGCAGCAAGAAGGGCAAGAGCAGCACTAAATCTGCTGCCTCCCAGATCCCCCTCCAGGCGCAGGAAG ACTGCTGCGTCCACTGCATCCTGTCCTGCCTGTTCTGCGAGTTCCTGACGCTGTGCAACATCGTCCTGGACTGCGCCACGTGCGGCTCCTGCAGCTCCGAGGACTCGTgcctttgctgctgctgctgtggctcCGGCGAGTGCGCCGACTGCGACCTGCCCTGCGACCTGGACTGCGGCATCGTGGACGCCTGCTGCGAGTCCGCCGACTGCCTGGAGATCTGCATGGAGTGCTGCGGCCTCTGCTTTTCCTCCTGA